The genomic stretch TGAGTAATATTGTTTAAACCATTTATCCACATCAGCTTTTACAGCTTCTTCTGCTTCTGGTTTTCCATGGGTGTTTATCCAGTATGTTCTTCCATAAATGTCAGGGTTTGTCATTGCTCCATCAACAACTACAATTTCCCCATCTTTAAGCACATAAGATGCATTTCCAAAGGCTTTTTCTATTGCCATGTATTCTGCAGATTGATCCTGTGTTTCTGGGTTGAAATCATATACTGCAATATCTGCATCTGCACCTGCTCCGAGATGTCCTTTGGTATCACTTAAACCGAGCACTTTAGCAGCTGTTGCTCTTGTAACTTGAGCTATTTCGTATAATGAGTATTCACGGTCTAATGTGGCCACAGTGGTTTTGGTTTGTGCCCATTTGTGAAGTTCATTTTCAATCATGTTCATTCTGTACTGGTTACTCATTAACCATGCAATAACTCTTGGATACCTTGTGAATGGCCCTGCATTTGGGCTGTCAGTGGTTAAGCATACTTTACTTGCATCTTTTGTATGTAAGAAGAGTTCCATTCCAACTCCCCATTGAGCTGCAGGAACTGGTGCTCTGGCTGCATATATAAATGGAACTACTCCTGAACCAGTTTCCATTTCAACATCGCAGTTAGCCCATTTAAGACCATTTAAAGAGTGTAAATCATACTCCATTGGTCCGTCTGCTGTCATTGTGGTTGTTTCATCTAATGTTACTTGACCAACGTCAATTACAATGTGATCGTTTTTGTTTACGTAATCTGCAACTTTAGGTGCTTCCGATACAAAATCTCTCCAGTTTGTTCCTCCGTAACAGTGGAACTGAACGTGTGTAGCGTATAGAATTTTATCTCTGTTACCATATTTAGGGGTCGGAGTAATGTCTTTAGGTACATCGAAGGATGCAATAGTTGTTTCGTAGTTTCCAGGGTGTCCAAGGTCGTTACAGTGTAAATGTATTGCGTGTGGAAGTCCGAGCATTTCATTTACTTCTGCTAAGCCTTTTATGATTTCTGCACCTGTTACATCAAAGTATGGTACTGGGTCGTTGATTCCGTGAACGTTTCCTCCCCATGCCCATGCTTCTGTACCTGCAGGGTTTACAATTTTTATTGCGTATCCTTTGGTTACTCTAAGTAACCATGCTGCATAAGCTGCACATTTATCCAGATTGCCTTCTTTTATGTACTTCATTACAAACCAGTTGTTTCCAAATAGTGGGAAAGCTGCATGGTCAATTATAGGCATGTCATGGAACTCTTCGTGAGTGTGTCTTGCAAGTAATGGAGGCATAGCTGCTTCCATAGCAGTTGTGTAACCCATCTGAGCATATCTGTAACCGGTCATGAATGTTGATGGAACTGAGAACCCACTTCCAGCTCTTCTACCTCCAAAATTTGTTTCAACGTCTTTTTTACTGTCTTCTGGACGGTACATCCTTCCAACATTAACTTTTGCACCGGCTATGTGTGTGTGAGGGTCAACTCCTCCAGCCATTACGATTTTTCCAGAAGCATCTATTACTTCTGCTTTATCACTTACACTGTCCACTACTTGTCCGTCTCTTATACAGATGTCCATCTTGTCTCCATCGATGTTATTTAGTGGATCATAAACCATTCCGTTTTTTATTATTTTTTCCAATGAAAATCCTCCTTTGAGGTCTTAAATCATCTGCGCTTTTTTATAAACCTTCATTAAAGTAGGCATGTCTAAAACTTCTTCATCTGTTGGGTTGACATCTACAGGAATGTTTTTAAAACTTGGTGTTGCTGTACAGTCAGTTATAGGCCTTATAACTCTGTTTGCCCATGGGCCCATAGGGATGTATAACATTCCATCAGGGAGAGTTTCTTTTGTAGCTA from Methanobacterium sp. encodes the following:
- a CDS encoding protein fwdD encodes the protein MNFILNTGRTVWQGQAIESGKDLPMYVDAAAICHMNKDQMEDLGVTAGDNIEVVSEYGDVIVKVVATKETLPDGMLYIPMGPWANRVIRPITDCTATPSFKNIPVDVNPTDEEVLDMPTLMKVYKKAQMI
- a CDS encoding formylmethanofuran dehydrogenase subunit A translates to MEKIIKNGMVYDPLNNIDGDKMDICIRDGQVVDSVSDKAEVIDASGKIVMAGGVDPHTHIAGAKVNVGRMYRPEDSKKDVETNFGGRRAGSGFSVPSTFMTGYRYAQMGYTTAMEAAMPPLLARHTHEEFHDMPIIDHAAFPLFGNNWFVMKYIKEGNLDKCAAYAAWLLRVTKGYAIKIVNPAGTEAWAWGGNVHGINDPVPYFDVTGAEIIKGLAEVNEMLGLPHAIHLHCNDLGHPGNYETTIASFDVPKDITPTPKYGNRDKILYATHVQFHCYGGTNWRDFVSEAPKVADYVNKNDHIVIDVGQVTLDETTTMTADGPMEYDLHSLNGLKWANCDVEMETGSGVVPFIYAARAPVPAAQWGVGMELFLHTKDASKVCLTTDSPNAGPFTRYPRVIAWLMSNQYRMNMIENELHKWAQTKTTVATLDREYSLYEIAQVTRATAAKVLGLSDTKGHLGAGADADIAVYDFNPETQDQSAEYMAIEKAFGNASYVLKDGEIVVVDGAMTNPDIYGRTYWINTHGKPEAEEAVKADVDKWFKQYYSVNLENYPVQDEYIPKSVPLIEE